The window CCGTCAGGGTCAGAGAGTGTTGCTTGCGGGCGAAAATCACCGGAACGCCCAGGTTCAGGCCGGTCATGATCGCCGGGGCAATGCCCGAGGCTTCGATGGTAACGATTTTGGTGATGCCCGAGTCCTTGAACAGCGCGGCAAATTCGTCGCCGATCAGCTTCATCAATTGCGGGTCGATCTGGTGGTTCAGAAAAGCATCGACTTTCAGAACCTGATCGGAAAGTACGATGCCGTGTTCACGAATTTTCTGGTGCAGGGCTTCCATCAAGCCTCCTTTAATGACGCCTTCGGCGCCCCTGGATTTGGTAAAAAGTTCGGTAAAAAGTAGTCGATTCTAGCGCTTGAGCATCGCTCGTATATCGGCCAGGGCGCTATTGCCGCGAACGGCCTTGACCTCGGTCGGTGTGTCGTCATTGCCTTCCCAGGCCAAGTCGTCTGGCGGCAGCTCATCGAGGAAGCGGCTCGGGGCGCAGTCGATCACCTCGCCGTATTGCTTGCGCTTGGCGGCGAAGGTAAAGGCCAGCGTCTGACGTGCGCGGGTAATACCGACGTAGGCCAGGCGCCGTTCTTCTTCGATGGTGTCGGCTTCGATGCTGGAGCGGTGGGGCAGGATTTCTTCTTCCATGCCCATGATGAACACGTAGGGGAATTCCAGGCCCTTGGAGGCGTGAAGGGTCATCATCTGCACGCCTTCGGCGCCGTCTTCCTCTTCCTGCTGGCGTTCGAGCATGTCTCGCAGCACGAGTTTGCCGATGGCGTCCTCGACGGTCATGTCGCCGTCTTCGTCCTTTTCCAGAGTGTTTTTCAACGCCTCGATCAAGAACCAGACGTTGCCCATGCGGTAGTCCGCGGCCTTGTCACTGGAGCTGTTGGTACGCAGCCAGTTCTCGTAGTCGATGTCCATGACCATGCTGCGCAGCGCCGAGATCGGGTCTTCGCCGGCGCACTGTTCGCGCACCTTGTCCATGAAGCGCTTGAAGCGCGCCAGACGGTCGGTGAAGCGGCTGTCCAGATGCTCGCCCAGGCCGATTTCGTCGGTGGCGGCGTACATCGAGATTTTGCGCTCGGTGGCGTAGTTGCCGAGTTTTTCCAGGGTGGTCGAGCCGATTTCCCGGCGTGGGACGTTGATCACTCGCAAGAAGGCGTTGTCGTCGTCCGGGTTCACGATCAGGCGGAAATAAGCCATCAGGTCCTTTACTTCCTGACGGCCGAAGAAGCTGTTGCCCCCCGACAGGCGATAGGGGATCTGGTGATGCTGCAATTTCAGCTCGATCAGCTTGGCCTGGTAGTTACCGCGATACAGGATGGCAAAATCGCTGTACGGCCGGTCCGTGCGCAGGTGCAGGCTGAGGATTTCCATGGCCACGCGCTCGGCTTCGGCGTCTTCGTTGCGGCAGCGAATCACGCGGATCTCGTCGCCGTGGCCCATCTCGCTCCACAGTTGCTTTTCGAACTCGTGGGGGTTGTTGGAGATCAGCACGTTGGCGCAGCGCAGGATGCGGCTGGTGGAGCGGTAGTTCTGCTCCAGCATCACCACTTTGAGCGACGGATAGTCTTCCTTGAGCAACATCAGGTTTTCCGGCCGCGCACCACGCCAGGCGTAGATCGACTGGTCGTCGTCGCCCACCACGGTGAACTGGTTGCGGATGCCGATCAGCAGCTTCACCAGCAGATACTGGCTGGCATTGGTGTCCTGGTATTCATCCACCAGCAGGTAGCGGACCTTGTTCTGCCATTTCTCGAGGATGTCGGCGTGGTCCTGGAACAGCTTGACCGGCAGCAGGATCAGGTCGTCGAAGTCCACCGCGTTGAACGCCTTGAGCGTGCGCTGGTAATGGGCGTACACGATGGCGGCGGTCTGTTCCTTGGGATTGCGGGCGTTTTCCAAGGCTTGGGGCGGCAGGATCAGGTCGTTTTTCCAGGCGCCGATCATGTTCTTGATCTCGTCCACGCCGTCGTCGCCCGAATATTCCTTTTGCATGATGTCGGTCATCAGCGCCTTGACATCGGTCTCGTCGAAAATCGAGAAACCCGGCTTGTAGCCCAGCCGTGCATGTTCCTTGCGGATGATGTTCAGGCCCAGGTTGTGGAAAGTGCAGACTGTCAGGCCGCGGCCTTCACCAGGGCGCAGCAGGCCGCCAACCCGCTCTTTCATTTCCCGGGCAGCTTTGTTGGTGAAGGTCATGGCGACGATGTACTGGGCGCGGATACCGCAGTTCTGGATCAGGTGCGCGATCTTGCGGGTGATCACACTGGTCTTGCCGGAGCCTGCACCGGCGAGCACCAAAAGAGGGCCGCCGACATAGTTCACGGCTTCTTGCTGCCGGGGATTGAGTCGGGACATGACAGGGTCAGGGAGTCGTTTGCAAAATGGGCCGGCATTTTAACAGGCTCACAGAATTGTGCTGCTCTGTCCGACTTGTGACGCAACACTGCATTGTCATTTGCCGCTTTTGTTACTTTCACGCAGGATGTGGGGCGAATGGGCGTCCAGCGTTCGGCTTCGAGGGTAAGAAAAGCCGTCTGAAGCAAGTGTTTGAGAACCATTGGCATTGGTCATTAGCGGTCAGCAGGTCATAATGCCCTGCGCCTATTACCTTGCAGAGTCTAGGGAGTCAGCTTGTCAACGTCTGTCGAACCCTTGCGTTTGCTGCTATTGGCCGAAGAGCCGGTATGGTCAGCGATTTTGCGCGAGTGCCTGGCCCCCATGGGGCCGTCGGTCGTGTTGATCAGTGCTCCGAGCTGGGAGTCGGTCAGCAGCCTGTTCGAAGACAACCACAACGCGGTGCTGTTGACCGTCGCGGCGTTGCAGCCGGCACCCGGTCGTTGCCGTTTGCCGACGGTCCTGTTGCTCGAGCACGAGCCCACCACTGCACCTGATGGTGTCAGCGATTGGCTGGTACGTGATGTGCTCGATGGCGCCACTCTGCGCCGTTGCCTGCGCCATGTGCGCGAGCGCGGAGTGCTGGAAAACACGCTGCAGCGGCTTGCCGAACAGGATCCGCTGACCGGCATCGCCAATCGCCAGGGCTTCCAGACCCTGCTGGCGGCGCGCCTGGCGGAAAACGAAGGCCGTGGCCTGGCGCTCGGGCATCTGGATCTGGATAACTTCCGTCATGCCAACGATGCCCTCGGCCACCAGGCCGGTGACCGTTTGATCCTGCAAGTAGTATCGAGGCTCAAAGGTTCGCTTGAAGCCGGCGATCAACTGGCGCGCTTGGGCAGCGACGAATTTGCGCTGCTGATCGACACCCGCCGGGCGCCTCAGCGGGCTGAGTGGATGGCCGAGCGCATCACCGAAGCCATGGCCGAACCTTATTGGGTCGATGGTGAAAGCCTGCTGATCGGTTGCAGCCTGGGGATCGCCCACGCTCGCGCCCAGGCCGGCGCGGACCCGCTGATGTGGCACGCCCATATCGCCATGCAGCAGGCCAAGAGCACCCAGGGCTGCACCTTTCATATCTTCAACGAACGCATCAATCGTAACGCCCGCAGCCTCGCCGACCTGGAGAGCGAGTTGCGTCGGGCGCTGCGGCGCGACGAGCTGGAGTTGCATTACCAACCCCGGCTGAGCCTCGATGGCGGCACCATCGTCGGCCTCGAAGCCCTGGTGCGCTGGCGTCATAACGAACGCGGGCTATTGCCTCCCAGTGAGTTCGTGCCACTGGCCGAACAGAGCGGGCTGATCGTACCGCTGGGCTACTGGGTGATTTCCCGGGCATTGCGGGACATGCAGGCGCTGCGTGAAAGGGGATTGGCGCCCCTGCACATGGCGGTCAACCTGTCGTTCCGGCAGTTCCAGGACAGCCAGTTGCTGCCGACCCTGAGCCGCCTGATCGCCGAACGCGGTGTCGAGGCGCAGTGGTTGGAATTCGAACTCACCGAAACCGCCGTCATGCGCCGCAGCGAACTGGTCAAGCAGACCATGGACGCCCTGGGTCGCCTGGGGGTGCGCTTTTCCCTGGACGATTTCGGCACCGGCTTCTCCTCGTTCGTGCACCTCAACAGCCTGCCCATCGCCTTGCTCAAGATCGACAAGAGCTTCGTGGGTGGCATGGAGCAGCGCGAGGAAAATCGCAAATTGGTCCATGCGATGATCAACCTGGCCCACAACCTCAACCTGGAAGTGGTGGCCGAGGGCGTGGAAACCCGGGAGCAACTGGATTTGCTGCGCGGTTACGGCTGCGACCAGGTGCAGGGCTTTTTGATCAGCAAGCCGTTGCCCCTGGCGGAACTGGTGGAATACCTGACGTTTGACGGCAGCCAGCAGTCGGTGCTGGAAATCGGCTGACACCAAGCCTTGTGGGAGCGAGCCTGCTCCCGCATGGGATTTCAGTCGGCCTGGACAGTTTCAAAGCCCTGGTGCCGCAGAGGCTCACTGCGGATCATTCGCTTCATCTTCCACTCAAATGCCAGGGTCAGGCTCACCGCCGCGCAGGCCAGACCAAGGGCCAGGCCCCACCAGACGCCGGTCGGGCCCCAGTGCAGATGGAAGGCCATCCACCATGCCGCCGGTGCGCCAATCAGCCAATAACAGCCCAGGCCCACCAGGAAGGTGGTCTTGGCGTCCTTGAGCCCACGGATACAGCCCATGGCAATGGTTTGCGCACCGTCGAACAGCTCGAACCACGCCGCTACCGCCAACAGGCTCACCGCCAGCTCGATTACTCCGCGAAACGCCGGATCGTCGTGGTCCAGGAACAAGCCGACCAATGGGTTTGGCAGCAACCAGAACACCATCGCGAACGCCAGCATGACCGCTGCGCCGAAGCCAATTCCGACCCGACCGGCCAGCCGTGCCATCAGCAGTTGCCCGGCGCCATAGTGCTGGCCGATGCGCATGGTGATCGCATATGACATTCCCGCCGGGACCATGAATGCCACCGAGACAATCTGCAGAGCGATCTGGTGCGCTGCCAATGGCGTGCTGCCCATGGTGCCGATGCACAGCGCGGCGAACGCGAACAGCCCGACTTCCACTGCGTAAGTGCCGCCAATGGGCAGACCCAGGCGCCACAGTTCCTTGAGGTACTGGCGATTGGGCCGCGACAGACCATTGAGCAACGGATAAGCGCGGTAGGCTTGATGCCGGTGAATATGCCAGGCCAGGGCCAGAGCCATGCAGTTGGCGACGATGGCCGTGACCAGGCCGATTCCCATCAGGCCCAGTTTTGGCAGGCCGAACATGCCGGTGATCAGTGCGTAATTGAGCAGGAAGTTGGCCACCGTGCCGCCGAGACTGATCACCATCACTGGGGTAGCCCGGCCAATGGCGCTGGTAAAGCCGCGCAGGGCCATGAAACTCAGATAGCCGGGCAGGGCGAATGGCAGCACCAGCAGGAACTGGCCGGCGGCCAGGACATTGGTTTCGGTCTGGCCGAACAGCAACAGTACCGGCTTGAGGTTCCACAACAGGAGCCCGGCCACCAACCCCATCAACCAGGCCAGCCACAACCCGGCCTGAGTCAGTCGGGTGGCGCCTTCGACATCACCGGCACCCTGCCGAATCGCCACCAACGTGCCCACCGCGGCGATCACACCGATGCAGAAAATCGACACGAATGAATAGGTCGCCGCTCCGAGCCCGCCGCCTGCCAGGGCCTCGGGACTCAGGCGCGCCATCATCAGGGTGTCGGTCAGGACCATCAGCATGTGCGCCAACTGCGAGGCAATCAACGGCCCTGCCAGCCGCAGGATAGCCCACAGTTCGATTCGCACCGGATGCCGCATGATCATCACACTCCATGTTCAAACAAGGCTGTAAAACGGCGATTCTCGGCGCTCTCAGCGGTTTGCACAAAAGGAAAAAAGCGATCACTGGCATGATTAAAACTCATGCTGATAACTTTCTGATAGGGTGCGTAAATATCGCCATAGGAGCTTTTCCCGATGTCTCGTCGTCTCCCTCCTCTTTATGCGTTACGGGCATTCGAAGCGGCGGCGCGATACAGCTCGTTCACCCGGGCGGCCGAGGAACTATCGATTACTCAAAGTGCCGTCAGCCGGCATATTCGTACACTCGAAGAGCACTTTGCCTGTCGGCTGTTCCAGCGCAGTGGTCGCAACCTGCAGTTGACCGAAGCGGCGCGGTTGCTGCTACCGGGCGTGCGTGAGGGTTTCATGGCGCTGGAACGGGCCTGTCATACCTTGCACGGCGAAGATGGCATCCTGCGCATGAAGGCGCCGTCCACGCTGACCATGCGTTGGCTGTTGGCGCGCCTGAGCCGCTTCCGGCATCTTCAGCCCGGCAATGAAGTGCAACTGACCAGCGCCTGGATGGACGTCGATTCAGTGGACTTCAACACCGAGCCTTTCGATTGCGCGGTATTACTGGGCAACGGGCATTTTCCTAGCGACTGGGAGGCAAGCTTGCTGTTTCCCGAGGAGCTGATTCCGGTAGGCGCACCGAACCTGTTGAACGACCAGCCCTGGGATGTGGCGCGGTTGGCCAGCGCAGAATTGCTGCATCCCACGCCGGACCGTCGTGATTGGCGCAACTGGCTTTCGCGCATGGGCCTGTCCGATCAGGTCTCGCTCAAGGGTGGGCAGGTGTTCGATACGCTGGAACTGGGCATGATCGCCGCGGCGCGCGGCTACGGCGTGTCCATGGGTGATCTGTTGATGGTGGCCGAGGACGTGGCCCAAGGGCGCTTGAGTCTGCCATGGCCTACCGCCGTCGCCAGCGGCGAGCACTATTACCTCGTCTGGCCGAAAACCCGTCCAGGAGGTGAACGTTTGCGCCGTCTGAGCGATTTTCTCCAGGGCGAAGTGAAGGCCATGCAATTACCCGACGTAAAGCGTCTGGGCTGAATCGATGAAGCTCCCGTGCTAGCCACTTGGCATTATTCCTTCCAAAGCGCTCAAGTATTCGGTTTCGCCGCCGAATGTGTGGAAGTAGTACTTTCGTATTAGAAAGGGACTGCCTACATATCACCCGAATAAAATTGCCGAGTGTGCGACGTGATCAGGATGATCCGGTCACTTGGCTAGGAGCCGTCATGTCTCAACCTCGTGCCCGAATCGCCTCACAGCTGGGCCTCGCCCTTGCCGTGATACTGGCGATCGTGATCTCCGGCAGCACCGTCTTTGCTCTGCGCTCGCTGGACTCCGCCAACCTCGCGACCCGTGAAGAACACCTGGCCAGCGAAGCGCGCCTGATGGCCGACCAGCTCAATACGTTCCATGGCACCCTGCGTGAAAGCACGCAGCGATTGAGCGGGCTGTTCGATAAACGTTTCAGCGCAGGCCTGAGCGTTCACCCGGATGAGCCGGTCGCGGTGGCAGGCGTGCAGGCTCCAACCCTGAGACTGGGCAGCGAAGTGCTGAACAACAACTTCAAGGAAGTTGATGAGTTCAGGCAGACGACCGCCGGAGTGGCGACAGTGTTCGTGCGTAGCGGCGACGATTTCATCCGCGTGAGCACTTCCTTGACCAAGCAGGACGGTTCGCGGGCGATCGGCACCTTGCTCGACCGTGCCGGCCCGGCTTATGCCCCGGTCATGAGTGGGCAGAGCTACATTGGTCGGGCCCTGCTTTTCGGGCGCTTCTACATGTCGCAGTACACCCCCGTACGCGATAGCAGCGGTAAGATCATTGCCGTGTTGTATGTGGGATTCGATTACACCGACGCACAGAACGCCCAGTTCGAGAACCTCAAGCGCTTCCGTATCGGTCAGACCGGTTCGCTGGCGGTACTGGATGAGCAAAACAAATGGTTGGTTCCGCCAGCGGGTGTGCAGGCGCTGGAGCAGGCGACCGGGACCATCAAGGAGTTGGTCAAGAAGCCAGGCAAAGGTGTGTTCTGGAGCGATACCGCTGAAGATTTCTACAGCGTTGCCGTGCCGTTCGAGGACGGTCCGTGGGCGGTGGTGGCGAGCATGCCGAAAGCCGAGATTCGCGCCGTGACCTGGAGTGTTGGTACGCAACTGGCTATCGGCAGCTTGCTGGCCATGTTGCTGGCCGTGGGCTCGGCGGTGTGGCTGCTGCGCAGCAAACTGGCCCCGCTGGGCGATCTGGTGCGCCAGGCCGAGGCGCTGGGCGCCGGCGACCTGAGCGTGCGTCTGAATGTGTCGAGCCACGACGAAATCGGTCAGTTGGCCCGTGCGTTCAACCAGATGAGCCAGGCCCTGTCGACCATGGTCGAACATATCCGCAAGGCCTCGCAAGAGGTCAACAGCCGCGCCCAGGCCCTGTCCGGGTTGTCCAGCGGGGCCTATGAGGGCATGGAGCAGCAGTCCGGCGAAATCACCAGCATGGCTGGCGCAGTGGAAGAGTTCAGCGCGACCTCGTTGAACATCGCCGATAACATGGGCAATACCGAACGCCTGGCCCAGGATAACGCCCAGCAAACCCGCATCGGTCGTACGTCGATGGATGAAGCATCCTCGTCGCTGGAGCAAATTGCTGGCGCACTGAACAGCACTGCCACGGTCATCAACACCTTGGGCCAGCGCTCCCAGGAAATCGGCGGCATCGTCGGGGTGATCACCTCGATCGCCGAGCAGACCAACCTGCTGGCGCTCAACGCGGCCATCGAAGCCGCCCGTGCGGGTGAGCAGGGTCGGGGCTTTGCCGTAGTGGCTGACGAAGTTCGTAGCCTGGCGTCCCGTACCCGTCAGGCCACTGACGAAATTTCCGGCATGATCAATAGCATCCAGCAGGAAACCGGTAACGCCATCAGTACGATGGAGAAAGGCAACTTGTTGATGCAAGAAGGCTTGTCGCGCAATGCCAATGTGGCCTCGGCCCTGGCGCGCATCGACGAGCAAAGCCGTTCGGCAGGCCAGCAATTCGCGGCGATCACCACCGCCACTCAGGAGCAAAGCAGCACCGCGACCCTGCTCAGCAGCAACCTGCAAAGCATCGCCATGGCCAACAGCGAACAGCGCGAAGTGGTCTCGAACCTGGCGATCACCGCCAAGGAACTGGAAAAACTGGCGCAGGACCTGCGCAAAGAGGTTGACCGGTTCCGCTGAGGCGTCCTGCAGACTCATCGCGAGCAAGTTCACCCCAGATCCCTCTGGGAGCGAGCTTGCTCGCGACAACAGTGGCATAGCCYACATCCCCGCCACTGACCCACCGCTATCGCGAGCAGGCTCGCTCCCACAGGGGCTTGGCGGCGAACGAAGGTTTTGCGGCCATCCCCCGATCAGTGTGGGAGCGAGCTTGCTCGCGAAGGCGTCGGCATAGCCAACATCCCCGCCACTGACCCACCGCTATCGCGAGCAGCTCGCTTCCACAGGGACTTGGCGGCGAACGAACATTTTGTGGGCCATCCCGATCAGTGTGGGAGCGAGCTTGCTCGCGAAGGCGTCGGCATAGCCGACATCCCCGCCACTGACCCACCGCTATCGCGAGCAGGCTCGCTCCCACAGYGGCTTGGCGGCGAACGGGCGTTTGCGGTTTTCAAGGTTATCGCTGTTTTTAAGCTTGCTGAAACGTTTCTTCAAGTCTATAAAAACCGCACAACTCCAAGAAAAGGCTGCCCTTATGACTCCGCTCAAACTTGTCATTGCCCTCAGCGCCCTGGGCGCTACGTCCCACGCCATGGCCTGGGATTACGTCCTGCTCGACACCGATAAAGCCGCTCAGCCCTGGAAAATCACCAGCCAGCAGCTAGGCGTGAAAACCGACAAGCCGTTTTCCGTGACAATGCGCACCCTGCATGGCGGTCGGCAGGAAGGCGTCAGCATCGTCGATATCGACAACGGTACGATGAAGCTCTCGGTCGTCCCGACGCGGGGCATGAACGTGCTGCAGGCCTCGGTCGGTGAAGTGCGTATGGGCTGGGATTCGCCGGTCAAGGAAGTGGTCAATCCGTCGTTCATCGAGCTCAATGGTCGCGGTGGACTGGGCTGGCTCGAAGGCTTCAACGAGCTGGTGACCCGCTGTGGCTACGAATGGGTCGGCCATCCCGGTATGGACAATGGCGAGCTGCTGACGCTGCATGGCCGCGCCGCCAACATCCCGGCCAACAAAGTGACGCTGCACATCGATGAAAAACCGCCTTATGCGATTACTCTGCGGGGCGAGCTGAAGGAGCAAGCGTTCAAGAAGGTCGATTTCTCGGTACAAACCGAACTGCTGACCGAGCCCGGCAGCGTGAGCTTCGCACTCAAGGACACGCTGACCAACAACGGCGACTATCAGAAGGAATACCAAGCGCTTTACCACAGCAATTTCAGTACACCGTTCCTGGAGCAGGGGGCTCGCTTCGCGGCGCCGGTCAAGCAGGTCTCGCCGTTCAACGACAAGGCCAAGGGCGATCTGGCGGATTGGCAAACCTACCGAGGGCCAACCAAGGACTACGACGAAACCGTCTACAACGTCGTGCCTTATGCCGATGCCAAGGGCGACACCCTCACCGTGCTGCACAACAAGGCCGGTAGCCTCGGTGTATCGGTGGGCTTCAACACCGGCACGCTCCCCGTGTTCTCCCTGTGGAAAAACACCGATACCCAAGGTCAGGGTTACGTGACCGGGCTGGAGCCGGGCACCAGTTTTTCCTATAACCGCCGGTATCAACGGCCACTGGGCCTGGTGCCCACCATCGCGCCAAAAGAGCACAAGCAGTTCCAGATCCACTACAGCCTGTTGGCGGATAAAGGTGCCGTGGATAAAGCCCTCAAACGTATCGATGAAATCCAGGG is drawn from Pseudomonas rhizophila and contains these coding sequences:
- a CDS encoding methyl-accepting chemotaxis protein, which translates into the protein MSQPRARIASQLGLALAVILAIVISGSTVFALRSLDSANLATREEHLASEARLMADQLNTFHGTLRESTQRLSGLFDKRFSAGLSVHPDEPVAVAGVQAPTLRLGSEVLNNNFKEVDEFRQTTAGVATVFVRSGDDFIRVSTSLTKQDGSRAIGTLLDRAGPAYAPVMSGQSYIGRALLFGRFYMSQYTPVRDSSGKIIAVLYVGFDYTDAQNAQFENLKRFRIGQTGSLAVLDEQNKWLVPPAGVQALEQATGTIKELVKKPGKGVFWSDTAEDFYSVAVPFEDGPWAVVASMPKAEIRAVTWSVGTQLAIGSLLAMLLAVGSAVWLLRSKLAPLGDLVRQAEALGAGDLSVRLNVSSHDEIGQLARAFNQMSQALSTMVEHIRKASQEVNSRAQALSGLSSGAYEGMEQQSGEITSMAGAVEEFSATSLNIADNMGNTERLAQDNAQQTRIGRTSMDEASSSLEQIAGALNSTATVINTLGQRSQEIGGIVGVITSIAEQTNLLALNAAIEAARAGEQGRGFAVVADEVRSLASRTRQATDEISGMINSIQQETGNAISTMEKGNLLMQEGLSRNANVASALARIDEQSRSAGQQFAAITTATQEQSSTATLLSSNLQSIAMANSEQREVVSNLAITAKELEKLAQDLRKEVDRFR
- a CDS encoding NorM family multidrug efflux MATE transporter; its protein translation is MRHPVRIELWAILRLAGPLIASQLAHMLMVLTDTLMMARLSPEALAGGGLGAATYSFVSIFCIGVIAAVGTLVAIRQGAGDVEGATRLTQAGLWLAWLMGLVAGLLLWNLKPVLLLFGQTETNVLAAGQFLLVLPFALPGYLSFMALRGFTSAIGRATPVMVISLGGTVANFLLNYALITGMFGLPKLGLMGIGLVTAIVANCMALALAWHIHRHQAYRAYPLLNGLSRPNRQYLKELWRLGLPIGGTYAVEVGLFAFAALCIGTMGSTPLAAHQIALQIVSVAFMVPAGMSYAITMRIGQHYGAGQLLMARLAGRVGIGFGAAVMLAFAMVFWLLPNPLVGLFLDHDDPAFRGVIELAVSLLAVAAWFELFDGAQTIAMGCIRGLKDAKTTFLVGLGCYWLIGAPAAWWMAFHLHWGPTGVWWGLALGLACAAVSLTLAFEWKMKRMIRSEPLRHQGFETVQAD
- a CDS encoding putative bifunctional diguanylate cyclase/phosphodiesterase; translated protein: MSTSVEPLRLLLLAEEPVWSAILRECLAPMGPSVVLISAPSWESVSSLFEDNHNAVLLTVAALQPAPGRCRLPTVLLLEHEPTTAPDGVSDWLVRDVLDGATLRRCLRHVRERGVLENTLQRLAEQDPLTGIANRQGFQTLLAARLAENEGRGLALGHLDLDNFRHANDALGHQAGDRLILQVVSRLKGSLEAGDQLARLGSDEFALLIDTRRAPQRAEWMAERITEAMAEPYWVDGESLLIGCSLGIAHARAQAGADPLMWHAHIAMQQAKSTQGCTFHIFNERINRNARSLADLESELRRALRRDELELHYQPRLSLDGGTIVGLEALVRWRHNERGLLPPSEFVPLAEQSGLIVPLGYWVISRALRDMQALRERGLAPLHMAVNLSFRQFQDSQLLPTLSRLIAERGVEAQWLEFELTETAVMRRSELVKQTMDALGRLGVRFSLDDFGTGFSSFVHLNSLPIALLKIDKSFVGGMEQREENRKLVHAMINLAHNLNLEVVAEGVETREQLDLLRGYGCDQVQGFLISKPLPLAELVEYLTFDGSQQSVLEIG
- a CDS encoding LysR substrate-binding domain-containing protein, whose protein sequence is MSRRLPPLYALRAFEAAARYSSFTRAAEELSITQSAVSRHIRTLEEHFACRLFQRSGRNLQLTEAARLLLPGVREGFMALERACHTLHGEDGILRMKAPSTLTMRWLLARLSRFRHLQPGNEVQLTSAWMDVDSVDFNTEPFDCAVLLGNGHFPSDWEASLLFPEELIPVGAPNLLNDQPWDVARLASAELLHPTPDRRDWRNWLSRMGLSDQVSLKGGQVFDTLELGMIAAARGYGVSMGDLLMVAEDVAQGRLSLPWPTAVASGEHYYLVWPKTRPGGERLRRLSDFLQGEVKAMQLPDVKRLG
- the rep gene encoding DNA helicase Rep; translation: MSRLNPRQQEAVNYVGGPLLVLAGAGSGKTSVITRKIAHLIQNCGIRAQYIVAMTFTNKAAREMKERVGGLLRPGEGRGLTVCTFHNLGLNIIRKEHARLGYKPGFSIFDETDVKALMTDIMQKEYSGDDGVDEIKNMIGAWKNDLILPPQALENARNPKEQTAAIVYAHYQRTLKAFNAVDFDDLILLPVKLFQDHADILEKWQNKVRYLLVDEYQDTNASQYLLVKLLIGIRNQFTVVGDDDQSIYAWRGARPENLMLLKEDYPSLKVVMLEQNYRSTSRILRCANVLISNNPHEFEKQLWSEMGHGDEIRVIRCRNEDAEAERVAMEILSLHLRTDRPYSDFAILYRGNYQAKLIELKLQHHQIPYRLSGGNSFFGRQEVKDLMAYFRLIVNPDDDNAFLRVINVPRREIGSTTLEKLGNYATERKISMYAATDEIGLGEHLDSRFTDRLARFKRFMDKVREQCAGEDPISALRSMVMDIDYENWLRTNSSSDKAADYRMGNVWFLIEALKNTLEKDEDGDMTVEDAIGKLVLRDMLERQQEEEDGAEGVQMMTLHASKGLEFPYVFIMGMEEEILPHRSSIEADTIEEERRLAYVGITRARQTLAFTFAAKRKQYGEVIDCAPSRFLDELPPDDLAWEGNDDTPTEVKAVRGNSALADIRAMLKR
- a CDS encoding aldose 1-epimerase family protein; its protein translation is MTPLKLVIALSALGATSHAMAWDYVLLDTDKAAQPWKITSQQLGVKTDKPFSVTMRTLHGGRQEGVSIVDIDNGTMKLSVVPTRGMNVLQASVGEVRMGWDSPVKEVVNPSFIELNGRGGLGWLEGFNELVTRCGYEWVGHPGMDNGELLTLHGRAANIPANKVTLHIDEKPPYAITLRGELKEQAFKKVDFSVQTELLTEPGSVSFALKDTLTNNGDYQKEYQALYHSNFSTPFLEQGARFAAPVKQVSPFNDKAKGDLADWQTYRGPTKDYDETVYNVVPYADAKGDTLTVLHNKAGSLGVSVGFNTGTLPVFSLWKNTDTQGQGYVTGLEPGTSFSYNRRYQRPLGLVPTIAPKEHKQFQIHYSLLADKGAVDKALKRIDEIQGAQQTEVRNTPLVDLSKP